The genomic window CAGCGAACACTCACCCGCGGAATCGCCGTGGGAGCCGTGAAGTAGGCCGTGACATAAGGAGATTCCCCCCACATGAAGTTCACCGACGGCTACTGGCTGCTCCGCGAAGGCGTCACCGCGGCCCATCCGGTCGAGGTCCTCGATGTCACCGCCACGGACGGCGGCGCCCTGGAGGTCCACGCCCCGACCCAGCCCATCCGCCACCGCGGCGACCTGCTGAAGGGACCGGTCGTGACGATCAGTGCCCACGCCCCGATGCCCGACGTCATCGGCGTGACATTCACACACTTCGAGGGCGAACAGCCACGCGGCCCGCAATTCGAGCTCACCGCCGAGGAGTTCACCCCCCACACCTCCTACGACGACGAACACGCCACCCTCACCGCCGGAGATCTGTCGGTACGCGTCTCCCGCACCGGCCCCTGGCACGTCGACTTCCTCGCCCACGGCCGCCCCCTCACCACCAGCGGCCCCAAGTCGATGGGCATCATGCGCGACGCCTCCGGCGCCCACTACCTCCGCGAACAGCTCAACCTCGGCGTCGGCACCTCCGTCTACGGCCTCGGCGAACGCTTCGGCCCGCTCGTCAAGAACGGCCAGGTCGTCGACGTCTGGAACGCCGACGGCGGCACGGCCACCGAACAGGCGTACAAGAACGTGCCGTTCTATCTCACCGACGCGGGCTACGGCGTCTTCGTCGACCACCCCGGCAAGGTGTCCTTCGAGGTCGCCTCGGAGGTCGTGTCGAGGGTCCAGTTCAGCGCGGAGACCCAGCAGCTGACGTACTACGTCATCTACGGCCCGACCCCGAAGGACATCCTCCGCAAGTACACGGCCCTCACCGGCCGCCCCGCCCTCCCGCCCGCCTGGTCGTTCGGCCTCTGGCTGTCCACGTCCTTCACCACCTCCTACGACGAGGAGACGGTGACCTCGTTCATCGAGGGCATGCGGGAGCGGCGGCTGCCTCTCTCCGTCTTCCACTTCGACTGCTTCTGGATGCGCGAGTTCCAGTGGTGCGACTTCGAGTGGGACCCCCGGGTCTTCCCGGACCCGGAGGGCATGCTGGCCCGCCTCAAACGCCGTGACCTGCGGATCTGCGTCTGGATCAACCCGTACATCGCCCAGCGCTCCCCCCTGTTCGCGGAGGGCAAGGCGCTGGGTCATCTCCTCCGCAGACCCGACGGCAGCGTCTGGCAGTGGGACCTCTGGCAGCCCGGCATGGCCCTCGTCGACTTCACCAGCCCGGCGGCCCGCGCGTGGTACGCGTCGAAGCTGGAGGCGCTGCTCGCGCAGGGTGTCGACTGCTTCAAGACGGACTTCGGCGAGCGGGTGCCCCTGGACGTGGCCTGGTCCGACGGCACGGACCCGGAGCGGATGCACAACTACTACACGTACCTCTACAACCGCACGGTCTTCGACGTCCTCCGCAAACACCGGGGCGAGGGCGAGGCGGTGCTCTTCGCCCGCTCGGCGACGGTGGGCAGCCAACGCTTCCCCGTCCACTGGGGCGGCGACTGCGAGTCCACGTACGAGTCGATGGCCGAGTCCCTGCGCGGCGGCCTCTCCCTGGGCCTCTCCGGCTTCGGCTACTGGAGCCACGACATCGGCGGCTTCGAGGGCACGCCCTCCCCCGCGCTCTTCAAACGCTGGATCGCCTTCGGCCTGCTCTCCTCCCACAGCCGCCTGCACGGCTCGTCGTCGTACCGCGTCCCGTGGCTCTTCGACGACGAATCGGTCGACGTCCTACGGAAGTTCACCCACCTCAAGCTCAGCCTGATGCCCTACCTCTACGAGGCCGCGCGCACCGCCCACGCCGAGGGGGTGCCGATGATGCGCGCGATGGTGCTGGAGTTCCCGGACGATCCCGGCTGCGCGCATCTGGAGCGGCAGTACATGCTCGGCCCGGACCTCCTCGTCGCGCCGGTGTTCAGCGACGAGGGCGACGTCACGTACTACGTCCCCGAGGGCACCTGGACCCGCTTCCCGACCGGCGGCACGGTCACCGGCCCCCGCTGGGTCCGCGAACGCCACGACTTCACAAGCGTCCCGCTCCTCGTCCGTCCCGGCGCGGTCGTCCCGGTCGGCGAGGTGACGGACCGCCCGGACTACGACCACGCCGACGGGGTCACCCTGCACGCGTACGGCCTCGCCCACGGCGCCCAGGTCATGGTCCCCGTCGGCGACTCGACCTTCACGGTCGTCCGGGAGGGCAACGTACTGCGCGCCTCGTGCAGCGAACCGAGGGCGCCGTGGGGGCTCGCGGTGGGCGACCGCGAGGTCCGGGCGGAGGCGGGCACGGGCTTTCTGACCATGGACCTGGACCCGGAAGAAACGGAGTCGGCGTGACGGTGAAGATCACTGATGTGGCCCGGCACGCGGGCGTCTCCCCCAGCACCGTCTCGTACGCCCTCAGCGGCAAGCGCCCGATCTCGGCGGAGACCCGGGCGCGGGTCGAGGCGTCCATCCGCGAGCTGGGCTACCGCCCGCACGCGGGCGCCCGGGCCCTGGCCAGCAGCAAGTCCAACGTGCTGGCGATGGTGGTGCCGTTACGGGCCGGCATCAACGTGCCGGTGGTCATGCGGTTCGCGGTCTCGGCGGTCACGACGGCCCGCGAACACGACCACGACGTACTGCTGTTGACGCAGGAGGAGGGCGAGGAGGGCCTGCGCCGGGTCGCGGACACGGCCCTGGTGGACGCGCTGATCGTGATGGACGTCCAACTCCACGATCCACGGCTGCCGTTGCTGCGCACACTGGACCGCCCGTCGGTCCTGATCGGCTTCCCCGCCGAGCCGTCCGGCCTGACCTGCATCGACCTGGACTTCAGGGCGGCGGGCGAGCTGTGCGTGCAACACCTGGCGGGCCTCGGCCATCGCGTGGTGGGCCTGATCGGCTCCCCGCCCGAGGTCTACGTCCGCCAGACCTCCTTCGCCCAACGCGTCGTCCAGGGCTTCACCTCCGCCGCCACCCGCAACGGCATGGCCTCCACGGTCCACCCCTGCGAGCCCACCCCCGCGGCCGCCCGCGCGGTGGCCGAACGCCTCCTCCGCGAACAGCCGGCCCTCACCGGCGTGGTGGTCCACAACGAGGCGATCCTGGACCCACTCCTGGACGCCTTCGAACACCTGGGCCTGCGCATCCCCGCCGACCTCTCCATCACCGCCCTCTGCCCCGACGACCTCGCCGAGTCCCTCCGCGTCCCCATCACCTCGATCGCCATCCCGTCGGCCGAGGTGGGCGAGCAGGCAGTGGACCTCCTGATGAAAAAGCTTGATGGCGTCGCCGTACCCCAGGCCACGCTGCTGCCACCCCGCCTGACCGTGCGGGCGAGCACGGCACGCCGGGTGGCCGGGTGAGGAATGACGAAAGCCCCGCTGCTGTGTCGCAGCGGGGCCTCGCCCACATGGGAATTGTGGAGATGGCGGGAATCGAACCCGCGTCCAACGGTGCGGAGCCAGGGCTTCTCCGTGTGCAGTTCGCTGTGATTTTCTCGGCCCCGGCGATCACGCGAACAAGTCGCCGACGGGCCCAGTCACTGTTAGATTTCCCTCTTCACCCCGTGACCGGGATCAAGGTTTAGTCCCCTAGCTGATGCCAGGATCCGGGTCGGGAACACTCCCGGGCTGACACTCCCTTTAGTAAGGAGTTCGCGCGTCGCTACCTGAGATCAGGCGGCGAGGGCGAACGACTTGGGAGAATCGCTCTTAACAGTGGCGATTATTTTTTTCGGCCTGTGGTTTACGAGATCATGGCCGCTTCCTCGACACGCTTCCCCTGCCTCGACATCCGCTGTCGAAACCGATCATCCCCATGTTGCCACTCTTGAATTAGATACAGCTCAATGCTCACACCGGACTGGCCGGTGTTGGTGCCATCGTACGTGACCAACGCGAGCGCATGCCACCGTATTCCCCGCGGCTACGCCCGCTCCTTGCGCTTCACCGCCGCGATCGCGCGGTCCGACTCCCGCCGGTCCTGCTTCTCCCGCAGGGTCTGCCGCTTGTCGTACTCCTTCTTGCCGCGCGCGAGCGCGATCTCGGCCTTCGCCCGGCCGTCCTTGAAGTACAGCGCGAGGGGCACGATGGTGTGACCCGTCTCCTGGGCCTTGGCCTCCAGCTTGTCGATCTCCTCGCGGTGCAGGAGCAGCTTGCGCTTGCGGCGCGCGGAGTGGTTGGTCCAGCTGCCCTGGTGGTACTCGGGGATGTGGGCGTTGTGCAGCCAGGCCTCACCCCGGTCGATCTGGACGAAGCCGTCGGTCAGCGAGGTGCGTCCCTCGCGCAGCGACTTGACCTCGGTACCGGTGAGTACGAGGCCCGCCTCATAGGTGTCGATGATCGCGTAGTCGTGCCGGGCCTTCTTGTTCTGGGCGACGATCTTGCGCTTGCCGCCCTTCTCGCCGTCCCGGCCCTGGGCGGCCGTCCCGCCCTGCTTGGGCTGGGACTCCTTCGGTACGTACATTCCCTTGCTCATAGTGCCGTCCATTTTCGCACTACGGAGGGGGTCCGCGGAAAGCCGATTAACGGGAGCGGCGACCAGGGGGAACGCGGCGGTGGGGGCGGCTCACTGCCCGAGGCCGCTCAGTACCGTCTCGGCCCGCTGGAGGGCGTCCTCGTCCGCTTCGAGGTCGGGGGTGATGCCGCTGCCGTCGACGCCGCGGCCGGAGGGGGTGCGGTAGTGGCCGACGGTCAGTTCGGCGACGGAGCCGTCGGGGAGGCGGCTCGGCATCTGGACCGAGCCCTTGCCGAAGGTGCGGGAGCCCACGACCACCGCGCGGCCGCGGTCCTGGAGAGCCCCGGTGAGCAGCTCGGCCGCGCTCATCGTGCCGCCGTCGACGAGCGCGACCAGGGGTCTGGCGGTGTCGCCGCCGGGGTCGGCGTGCAGGGCCTGCTGCTCGCCGTTGACGTCGTACGTGGCGACGAGGCCGCCGTCGAGGAAGGCGGAGGCGGCGGTGACGGCCTCGGTGACCAGGCCGCCGGAGTTGCCGCGAAGATCGAGGACGAAGCCGGAGGCGTCGGCGGCCTGCTCGACGGCGGCCCGTACGAGATCGCCGGAGCCCTTGGTGAACGCGTCGACCTTGATGACGGCGACCCCGCCGGCGATGTGGCTGACGGTCACGTCCTCGGTGGACAGACGTGCCCGGCGCAGGGTCTCGTGCCAGGTCCGGGTGGAGCGCTGCAACTCCAGCGTCACCTTCGTACCGGCGGCCGCGCTCTCGGGGGTGTCGGTGGTCCCGCTCCTCCCGTCGATCGCGTCGCCGCGGAGTAAGGCGACGACCTCGGTGACCGGGCGGCCGTCGACCTTCTCGCCGTCGACGCTGACCAGCCGGTCGCCCGCGCGGATCCCGGCGCCGGCCGCGGGCGAGCCGTCCTGCACCCGGGTCACCTCGATACGGCCGTCGCGCTCCAGCCGGGCCCAGAGGCCGACGCCGGTGTACTCGCCGTCGAGGGCCTCCTCGAACTCCTCGTACTCGCCCTCGGAGTAGACCGCGCCCCACCGGTCGCCGCTGCGGCTGACGGCGCGCTCGGCGGCCTCCACGGGGGACGTGCCCTCGGCCATGGCCTCGGCGGCGGCGTCGGCGACGTCCTGTTCCTTGTCGGCCGGGGTGGAGCGGGGCCTCTCGACGGCGGAGGCCGTCCCGCGCTGCGGGCCGTCGAAGGAGCCGGTCGCGGCGCCCGTGGCGAGCACGCTCGCGAAGACCAGTGCCAGGGCGGCCCCGCGGCCGATGCGGCGGGGCTGGGAGAACAGGTCGCGGCCTGACATGTCGGCGAGTCTAGGACAACGCGAAGGGCCGTACCGGCCCTTGCCGGTACGGCCCCAGGGGCGTGCGTCACACCTTCAGGTACTTGCGCAACGCGAAGAAAGCGGCCAAGGCGGGCATCAGGAAGCTCGCCGCGAGGATGAGCGGCAGCTTGGTCAGGACCGCGTCCCAGCCGACGAAATTGATCAGCGGCAGGTTCGTCGACAGGGACGCCCCGTTGTCGATCACGAAGTACTGCCCCAGCATCAGGATGGCGCAGGCGATCGAGCCGCCGATGACGCCGGCGACCGCGGCCTCCATGATGAACGGCGCCTGGATGTAGAAGCCGGACGCGCCGACCAGCCGCATGATCCCGGTCTCACGCCGGCGGCTGAACGCCGAGACACGCACCGTGTTGACGATCAGCAGCAGCGCCACGACCAGCATGACCGCCATCACACCGCGCGCCGCCCAGTTCAGATAGCCGAGGAGCCGGAACAGGTTGTCCAGGATGCCCTTCTGGTCCTGCACCGACTGCACACCGTCACGCCCGTTGAAGGCGCTTGCGATGACCTGGTACTTCTCCGGGTCCTTCAGCTTGATCCGGTACGACTCCTGCATCTGGTCCGGGGTGAGGCTGCTGGCCAGCGGGGAGTCGCCGAACTGCTCCTTGTAGTGCTTGTACGCCTGGTCCTGCGACTCGTAGGCGACGTTGTCGACGACCGACATCTTGTTCAGATCGGACTTGATCTGGTTCTTCTGCTCGGTCGTGACCGCGCCCTTGGCGCAGTTGGGGTCGGACTCCGCGTCGCTCTTGTTGCAGAGGAAGACCGACACGTTGACCTTGTCGTACCAGAAACCCTTCATCTGGCTGACCTGGTCGCTCATCAGCAGCGATCCGCCGAACAGGGCGAGGGAGAGGGCGACGGAGACGATGACCGCGAAGGTCATCGTGAGGTTGCGGCGGAGACCGACACCGATCTCCGAGAGGACGAACTGGGCGCGCATGGCGTCTCGCTGAGCCTTTCCGTGGACTGTG from Streptomyces sp. DSM 40750 includes these protein-coding regions:
- the ftsX gene encoding permease-like cell division protein FtsX → MRAQFVLSEIGVGLRRNLTMTFAVIVSVALSLALFGGSLLMSDQVSQMKGFWYDKVNVSVFLCNKSDAESDPNCAKGAVTTEQKNQIKSDLNKMSVVDNVAYESQDQAYKHYKEQFGDSPLASSLTPDQMQESYRIKLKDPEKYQVIASAFNGRDGVQSVQDQKGILDNLFRLLGYLNWAARGVMAVMLVVALLLIVNTVRVSAFSRRRETGIMRLVGASGFYIQAPFIMEAAVAGVIGGSIACAILMLGQYFVIDNGASLSTNLPLINFVGWDAVLTKLPLILAASFLMPALAAFFALRKYLKV
- the smpB gene encoding SsrA-binding protein SmpB, translated to MYVPKESQPKQGGTAAQGRDGEKGGKRKIVAQNKKARHDYAIIDTYEAGLVLTGTEVKSLREGRTSLTDGFVQIDRGEAWLHNAHIPEYHQGSWTNHSARRKRKLLLHREEIDKLEAKAQETGHTIVPLALYFKDGRAKAEIALARGKKEYDKRQTLREKQDRRESDRAIAAVKRKERA
- a CDS encoding S41 family peptidase yields the protein MSGRDLFSQPRRIGRGAALALVFASVLATGAATGSFDGPQRGTASAVERPRSTPADKEQDVADAAAEAMAEGTSPVEAAERAVSRSGDRWGAVYSEGEYEEFEEALDGEYTGVGLWARLERDGRIEVTRVQDGSPAAGAGIRAGDRLVSVDGEKVDGRPVTEVVALLRGDAIDGRSGTTDTPESAAAGTKVTLELQRSTRTWHETLRRARLSTEDVTVSHIAGGVAVIKVDAFTKGSGDLVRAAVEQAADASGFVLDLRGNSGGLVTEAVTAASAFLDGGLVATYDVNGEQQALHADPGGDTARPLVALVDGGTMSAAELLTGALQDRGRAVVVGSRTFGKGSVQMPSRLPDGSVAELTVGHYRTPSGRGVDGSGITPDLEADEDALQRAETVLSGLGQ
- a CDS encoding LacI family DNA-binding transcriptional regulator, yielding MTVKITDVARHAGVSPSTVSYALSGKRPISAETRARVEASIRELGYRPHAGARALASSKSNVLAMVVPLRAGINVPVVMRFAVSAVTTAREHDHDVLLLTQEEGEEGLRRVADTALVDALIVMDVQLHDPRLPLLRTLDRPSVLIGFPAEPSGLTCIDLDFRAAGELCVQHLAGLGHRVVGLIGSPPEVYVRQTSFAQRVVQGFTSAATRNGMASTVHPCEPTPAAARAVAERLLREQPALTGVVVHNEAILDPLLDAFEHLGLRIPADLSITALCPDDLAESLRVPITSIAIPSAEVGEQAVDLLMKKLDGVAVPQATLLPPRLTVRASTARRVAG
- the yicI gene encoding alpha-xylosidase yields the protein MKFTDGYWLLREGVTAAHPVEVLDVTATDGGALEVHAPTQPIRHRGDLLKGPVVTISAHAPMPDVIGVTFTHFEGEQPRGPQFELTAEEFTPHTSYDDEHATLTAGDLSVRVSRTGPWHVDFLAHGRPLTTSGPKSMGIMRDASGAHYLREQLNLGVGTSVYGLGERFGPLVKNGQVVDVWNADGGTATEQAYKNVPFYLTDAGYGVFVDHPGKVSFEVASEVVSRVQFSAETQQLTYYVIYGPTPKDILRKYTALTGRPALPPAWSFGLWLSTSFTTSYDEETVTSFIEGMRERRLPLSVFHFDCFWMREFQWCDFEWDPRVFPDPEGMLARLKRRDLRICVWINPYIAQRSPLFAEGKALGHLLRRPDGSVWQWDLWQPGMALVDFTSPAARAWYASKLEALLAQGVDCFKTDFGERVPLDVAWSDGTDPERMHNYYTYLYNRTVFDVLRKHRGEGEAVLFARSATVGSQRFPVHWGGDCESTYESMAESLRGGLSLGLSGFGYWSHDIGGFEGTPSPALFKRWIAFGLLSSHSRLHGSSSYRVPWLFDDESVDVLRKFTHLKLSLMPYLYEAARTAHAEGVPMMRAMVLEFPDDPGCAHLERQYMLGPDLLVAPVFSDEGDVTYYVPEGTWTRFPTGGTVTGPRWVRERHDFTSVPLLVRPGAVVPVGEVTDRPDYDHADGVTLHAYGLAHGAQVMVPVGDSTFTVVREGNVLRASCSEPRAPWGLAVGDREVRAEAGTGFLTMDLDPEETESA